The following proteins come from a genomic window of Microbacterium sp. JZ31:
- a CDS encoding molybdopterin oxidoreductase family protein: MTVDRIADIWGTRTPFARGERWPVRVDTKLAEGLGSDDVDRWVQSACVLCSNGCATDIAVKDGRMVGVRGRAVDRVNHGRLGPKGLFGSWQGMTSDDRLTRPLIRQGGELIETDWDTAMNRIVERSRSLLADKGPLSMGFYSSGQLFLEEYYALGIIGKAGIGTPHMDGNTRLCTATAAASMKESFGSDGQPGSYSDIDECDAIFLFGHNMAETQTVLWARVLDRLAGPHPPRVVCVDPRGTDVARHAEVHLAVRPGTNLALMNGLVRELFVTGGIDEEFVAAHTIGVDELRATVEPWTPEKVAETCAVDANDVRRAAAIFATSDRVLSTVLQGFYQSSDATAASCQVNNLHLLTGRIGKPGSGILQMNGQPTAQNAREAGADGDLPGFRNWENPDHVRELAELWGVHVDQIPHWAPPTHAMQIFRYAEQGSIEFLWVQATNPAVSMPEAERIRRILAGPELFLVVQDLYLTETARLADVVLPAAGWGEKQGTFTNVNRTVHLSDKAVEPPGEARSDLDIFLDYARRMDFRRDDGAPLIDWSGPEDGFRAWQECSRGRLCDYTGLSYEKLRGGSGIPWPCNADHPDGTDRLYADGVFPTEPERAESYGHDLLTGATIGEIAYRAMAPNGRAILKAAAYNPPHEVPSDEYPLQYSTGRTVYQFHTRTKTGRTRQLQRAAPSAWAELSRADAERLGVREGDIVRVRSPRGEIVVPARVGDVREGCVFAPFHYGYWEDGRSGPDDRPTAANELTMTEWDPVSKQPIFKVAAVRVEKVADGAAPAPAPTTSASRPADPASVPATVGGADARAEESVMEGTAS, encoded by the coding sequence ATGACGGTGGATCGGATCGCGGACATCTGGGGGACCAGGACGCCCTTCGCGCGCGGTGAGCGGTGGCCCGTGCGGGTGGACACCAAGCTGGCGGAAGGACTCGGCAGCGACGACGTCGACCGCTGGGTGCAGTCGGCCTGCGTGCTGTGCAGCAACGGCTGCGCGACCGACATCGCGGTCAAGGACGGCCGGATGGTCGGCGTGCGCGGGCGCGCTGTCGACCGGGTCAATCACGGCCGCCTCGGCCCGAAGGGCCTGTTCGGCAGCTGGCAGGGGATGACGAGCGACGATCGCCTGACACGCCCGCTCATCCGGCAGGGCGGCGAGCTGATCGAGACCGACTGGGACACGGCGATGAACCGGATCGTCGAGCGCAGCCGCTCGCTGCTGGCCGACAAGGGGCCGCTGAGCATGGGGTTCTACAGCAGCGGTCAGCTGTTCCTGGAGGAGTACTACGCGCTCGGGATCATCGGCAAGGCCGGGATCGGCACGCCCCACATGGACGGCAACACGCGACTGTGCACGGCCACCGCGGCCGCGTCCATGAAGGAGAGCTTCGGCTCGGACGGCCAGCCCGGCAGCTACTCCGACATCGACGAGTGCGACGCGATCTTCCTCTTCGGCCACAACATGGCCGAGACGCAGACCGTGCTGTGGGCACGGGTGCTCGACCGCCTGGCGGGACCCCACCCGCCGCGCGTGGTGTGCGTGGACCCGCGAGGTACGGACGTCGCCCGCCACGCGGAGGTGCATCTCGCCGTGCGGCCCGGCACCAACCTCGCCCTGATGAACGGACTCGTGCGCGAGCTGTTCGTCACCGGCGGCATCGACGAGGAGTTCGTCGCGGCGCACACCATCGGCGTCGACGAGCTGCGCGCGACGGTCGAGCCGTGGACGCCCGAGAAGGTCGCGGAGACGTGCGCGGTGGATGCGAACGACGTCCGGCGCGCCGCCGCGATCTTCGCGACATCCGATCGGGTGCTCTCCACCGTGCTGCAGGGCTTCTACCAGTCCTCGGACGCCACGGCGGCCTCCTGCCAGGTCAACAACCTGCACCTGCTGACGGGCCGGATCGGCAAGCCCGGCTCGGGCATCCTGCAGATGAACGGTCAGCCCACCGCCCAGAACGCGCGCGAGGCCGGCGCGGACGGCGACCTGCCCGGCTTCCGCAACTGGGAGAACCCGGATCACGTCCGCGAGCTGGCCGAGCTGTGGGGCGTGCACGTCGATCAGATCCCGCACTGGGCGCCGCCCACGCACGCCATGCAGATCTTCCGCTACGCCGAGCAGGGCAGCATCGAGTTCCTCTGGGTGCAGGCGACGAACCCGGCGGTGTCCATGCCCGAGGCAGAGCGGATCCGTCGCATCCTCGCGGGGCCCGAGCTGTTCCTCGTGGTGCAGGATCTCTACCTCACCGAGACCGCGCGACTCGCCGACGTCGTGCTGCCCGCGGCCGGCTGGGGCGAGAAGCAGGGGACGTTCACGAACGTGAACCGCACGGTGCATCTGTCGGACAAGGCCGTCGAGCCGCCGGGGGAGGCGCGCAGCGACCTCGACATCTTCCTCGACTACGCGCGGCGCATGGACTTCCGCCGCGACGACGGCGCTCCGCTGATCGACTGGTCGGGGCCGGAGGACGGCTTCCGCGCCTGGCAGGAGTGCTCCCGCGGGCGGCTGTGCGACTACACCGGCCTCAGCTACGAGAAGCTGCGCGGCGGCAGCGGCATCCCCTGGCCGTGCAACGCGGACCATCCGGACGGCACCGACCGCCTGTATGCGGACGGCGTCTTCCCGACCGAGCCCGAGCGGGCCGAGAGCTACGGTCACGATCTGCTCACCGGCGCGACCATCGGCGAGATCGCCTATCGGGCGATGGCTCCGAACGGCCGGGCGATCCTGAAGGCGGCGGCCTACAACCCGCCGCATGAGGTGCCGAGCGACGAGTACCCGCTGCAGTACTCCACCGGGCGCACGGTGTATCAGTTCCACACCCGCACGAAGACGGGCCGCACCCGGCAGCTGCAGCGCGCGGCACCGTCGGCGTGGGCCGAGCTGTCGCGCGCGGATGCCGAGCGGCTGGGCGTGCGCGAGGGCGACATCGTCCGCGTGCGCTCGCCGCGGGGCGAGATCGTCGTGCCCGCGCGGGTGGGCGACGTGCGGGAGGGGTGCGTGTTCGCGCCGTTCCACTACGGCTACTGGGAGGACGGCCGGTCGGGACCGGACGATCGTCCGACGGCGGCGAACGAGCTGACGATGACGGAATGGGACCCCGTCTCGAAGCAGCCGATCTTCAAGGTCGCGGCCGTGCGCGTCGAGAAGGTGGCGGACGGCGCGGCGCCGGCACCCGCACCCACCACCTCCGCATCGCGCCCGGCCGATCCCGCTTCGGTGCCGGCGACGGTCGGCGGGGCGGACGCGCGGGCGGAGGAGTCGGTGATGGAGGGGACGGCATCATGA
- a CDS encoding HPP family protein, with protein sequence MTRPAVRLRESRTGAAAYAATLCLVVLACAGVVGLVLKQPWLFPSLGPTVMLFFESPASPSSRPANALVGHAVGLGAGIACFFALGLSGQPPAPVGGLTVAYVVAGVLSVAITTLVLSLLNMPHPPAGATTLIVSLGILTEPPQLLAMAGAIVLISLAGWGLNRSLLGRRG encoded by the coding sequence GTGACGCGGCCCGCCGTGCGGCTGCGGGAGAGCCGCACCGGAGCGGCGGCGTATGCCGCAACGCTGTGCCTGGTCGTGCTCGCCTGCGCCGGCGTCGTGGGGCTCGTGCTGAAGCAGCCATGGCTGTTCCCGAGCCTCGGGCCGACGGTCATGCTGTTCTTCGAGTCGCCCGCGTCGCCGTCCTCCCGTCCCGCCAATGCGCTGGTCGGACATGCCGTGGGCCTCGGAGCCGGGATCGCGTGCTTCTTCGCGCTGGGGTTGAGCGGGCAGCCGCCGGCGCCCGTCGGCGGGCTGACCGTGGCCTACGTCGTGGCGGGGGTGCTCTCGGTGGCGATCACGACTCTGGTGCTCAGCCTGCTGAACATGCCGCATCCGCCCGCCGGCGCCACCACGCTCATCGTCAGCCTCGGCATCCTCACCGAGCCGCCGCAGCTGCTCGCGATGGCCGGCGCGATCGTGCTGATCAGCCTCGCCGGGTGGGGACTGAACCGGAGCCTGCTCGGCCGCCGGGGATGA
- a CDS encoding DUF1905 domain-containing protein, which produces MAWEFEAELIEWRGPAPFVFAPLPAELFAEIKDAARGLMYWGQIPVIATVGQTEFDTAMWPKDGRFLLPIKVAVQRAERIDIGDVVTAVVRLPGEPDR; this is translated from the coding sequence GTGGCGTGGGAGTTCGAGGCCGAGCTGATCGAGTGGCGCGGACCCGCGCCGTTCGTCTTCGCTCCCCTGCCTGCCGAGCTCTTCGCCGAGATCAAGGACGCCGCGCGTGGGCTCATGTACTGGGGTCAGATCCCCGTGATCGCCACGGTCGGTCAGACCGAGTTCGACACCGCGATGTGGCCCAAGGACGGCCGCTTCCTGCTGCCGATCAAGGTCGCCGTGCAGCGCGCCGAGCGGATCGACATCGGCGATGTCGTCACGGCGGTGGTGCGACTGCCGGGCGAACCGGACCGATGA
- a CDS encoding penicillin-binding transpeptidase domain-containing protein, protein MLTAHSRILPRIGAGVALTALLVSLTGCTDPGEEATRTLADDLAAALSGHTLDGVALTDQGAAAAFAEQVEPLAAYDVKVAAGEVEREGGEGTVPLRWTWDVEGHEWTYDTTAALVEGEEQKWAVEWTPATLVPGLSAEERIEVQREYGPRADVVDAGGDPIVTLRPVGRYGLDKANTPADQVGTSAERIAGALGIDPAAFRATAEAAGPEAFVEALTVREGQESEHVKPEFADIPGALVVPDEVDLAPTRAFAREILGYVGEATAEVVEKSEGTIHPGDRVGMAGLLATYDGRLRGTPTLRIEAVGADETRRELAEWQGEAGEPLELTLNQQMQLVAEHILSRISGEGAPASALVAIRPSTGEILAAANGPGNGGMNAATAGQYAPGSTFKLVTSLALLRSGATLDDVLSCPETLDVDGYTFHNFDDYPATALGDVTFRTALANSCNTALIGARDRIDDGALASAAATLGLGEAPDLGYPAALGTVPEPESETERAADLIGQGRVTATPLGMATVAASIQAGRTVVPHLVADRTGEADPDQPLTAEETAALQELMRAVVTEGSATFLGGIPGEPVGAKTGTAEYGDPGEDGSYPKHSWMIGTHGDLAVAVFVETGESGATTAGPLLQAFFEKW, encoded by the coding sequence GTGCTCACGGCTCACTCGCGCATCCTCCCCCGCATCGGCGCCGGCGTCGCGCTGACCGCTCTCCTCGTCTCCCTCACGGGCTGCACCGACCCGGGAGAAGAGGCGACGCGCACGCTGGCCGACGACCTCGCCGCCGCCCTGTCGGGGCATACGCTGGACGGCGTCGCCCTGACGGATCAGGGTGCCGCCGCGGCGTTCGCCGAGCAGGTCGAGCCGCTCGCCGCGTACGACGTGAAGGTGGCCGCGGGCGAGGTGGAGCGCGAGGGCGGCGAGGGCACAGTGCCGCTGCGGTGGACGTGGGACGTCGAGGGTCACGAGTGGACGTACGACACGACAGCGGCGCTCGTCGAGGGCGAGGAGCAGAAGTGGGCGGTCGAGTGGACGCCCGCGACGCTCGTGCCCGGGCTGAGCGCGGAGGAGCGCATCGAGGTCCAGCGCGAATACGGCCCGCGTGCCGACGTGGTGGACGCGGGCGGCGACCCGATCGTCACGCTGCGCCCCGTGGGCCGCTACGGCCTCGACAAGGCGAACACGCCGGCGGATCAGGTGGGCACGTCGGCCGAGCGGATCGCGGGCGCCCTCGGGATCGATCCGGCCGCCTTCCGTGCGACGGCCGAGGCTGCCGGGCCGGAGGCATTCGTCGAGGCGCTGACGGTCCGCGAGGGCCAGGAGAGCGAGCACGTCAAGCCGGAGTTCGCAGACATCCCTGGCGCGCTCGTCGTGCCCGACGAGGTCGACCTTGCGCCGACCCGTGCGTTCGCGCGCGAGATCCTCGGCTACGTGGGCGAGGCGACCGCCGAGGTCGTCGAGAAGTCCGAGGGGACGATCCACCCGGGCGACCGTGTGGGGATGGCAGGCCTGCTCGCGACGTACGACGGCCGGCTGCGCGGCACGCCGACGCTGCGCATCGAGGCCGTCGGCGCCGACGAGACCCGGCGCGAGCTCGCCGAGTGGCAGGGCGAGGCCGGCGAGCCGCTCGAGCTCACGCTGAACCAGCAGATGCAGCTCGTGGCCGAGCACATCCTGTCGCGGATCTCGGGCGAGGGCGCGCCCGCCAGCGCGCTCGTCGCGATCCGGCCCTCGACGGGTGAGATCCTCGCCGCGGCGAACGGTCCCGGAAACGGCGGGATGAACGCCGCGACGGCGGGGCAGTACGCGCCCGGGTCGACGTTCAAGCTCGTCACCTCGCTGGCGCTGCTGCGCTCGGGCGCCACGCTCGACGACGTGCTGAGCTGCCCCGAGACCCTCGACGTCGACGGCTACACGTTCCACAATTTCGACGACTATCCGGCGACCGCGCTCGGCGACGTGACGTTCCGCACGGCCCTGGCGAACTCGTGCAACACGGCGCTCATCGGCGCACGGGACCGGATCGACGACGGTGCGCTCGCGTCGGCCGCCGCGACGCTGGGCCTCGGCGAGGCGCCTGATCTCGGCTACCCCGCCGCGCTCGGCACCGTGCCCGAGCCCGAGAGCGAGACCGAGCGGGCCGCCGACCTCATCGGTCAGGGGCGCGTCACGGCCACGCCGCTCGGCATGGCGACGGTGGCCGCGTCGATCCAGGCCGGCCGCACGGTCGTCCCCCACCTCGTCGCGGATCGAACGGGAGAGGCGGATCCGGATCAGCCGCTCACCGCCGAAGAGACCGCCGCTCTGCAGGAGCTCATGCGCGCGGTCGTGACCGAGGGCTCGGCGACGTTCCTCGGCGGCATCCCGGGCGAGCCGGTGGGAGCCAAGACGGGCACGGCCGAGTACGGCGACCCGGGCGAGGACGGCTCGTATCCGAAGCACAGCTGGATGATCGGCACGCACGGGGATCTCGCCGTGGCCGTGTTCGTCGAGACGGGCGAATCGGGCGCCACGACCGCGGGCCCGCTGCTGCAGGCCTTCTTCGAGAAGTGGTGA
- a CDS encoding nuclear transport factor 2 family protein, translating to MTRAQDWLDGYLRAWKSYDAADVRAIFTDDAEYWFRPNDPEPTRGIDAIIEMWDSDRDDDPEYDFEVLIEDDRLGIIKGHVNYPGGKHYTNIWEVWFAPDGRAQKFVEWWMLPRKRDAAESAG from the coding sequence ATGACCCGAGCACAGGACTGGCTGGACGGATATCTCCGCGCGTGGAAGTCGTACGACGCGGCGGACGTGCGCGCGATCTTCACCGACGACGCCGAGTACTGGTTCCGCCCGAACGATCCGGAGCCGACCCGCGGCATCGACGCGATCATCGAGATGTGGGACTCGGACCGCGACGACGACCCGGAGTACGACTTCGAGGTGCTGATCGAGGACGATCGGCTCGGCATCATCAAGGGCCACGTGAACTACCCGGGCGGCAAGCACTACACGAACATCTGGGAGGTCTGGTTCGCCCCGGACGGGCGCGCGCAGAAGTTCGTCGAGTGGTGGATGCTGCCGCGCAAGCGCGACGCGGCCGAATCCGCCGGCTGA
- a CDS encoding GNAT family N-acetyltransferase, which yields MPELVAPHPRFHRSFLESHAEWAGATQDGAGIDDEDDVITPAGFERYTTSLVAAEKSPRRPGRVTDTYRWVVEGDEYLGAVSFRHELTDYLLNFAGHVGYGIRPSARGRGLATWALARTADLARRRRYPRILVVCHDRNAASARVIEKNGGVLEDIRRDGDQALRRYWIDLG from the coding sequence ATGCCCGAGCTGGTCGCGCCGCACCCCCGTTTTCACCGGTCGTTCCTGGAGTCTCACGCCGAGTGGGCCGGCGCGACGCAGGACGGCGCGGGGATCGACGACGAGGACGACGTCATCACGCCGGCCGGATTCGAGCGGTACACGACGTCGCTCGTGGCCGCCGAGAAGTCGCCGCGCCGACCGGGACGGGTGACAGACACCTACCGCTGGGTCGTGGAGGGCGACGAGTACCTGGGGGCCGTCTCCTTCCGACACGAGCTGACGGACTACCTGCTGAACTTCGCCGGCCACGTCGGCTACGGCATCCGCCCGTCCGCCCGCGGCCGCGGTCTGGCGACATGGGCGCTCGCGCGCACGGCCGATCTCGCCCGGCGACGCCGGTATCCGCGGATCCTCGTGGTGTGTCACGATCGGAACGCGGCCTCGGCGCGGGTGATCGAGAAGAACGGCGGTGTGCTCGAGGACATCCGGCGCGACGGCGATCAGGCACTGCGCCGGTACTGGATCGACCTCGGCTGA
- a CDS encoding magnesium and cobalt transport protein CorA, which yields MPIIDNAVYVGGRRIENPASLEETFEYMRSEGGMAWIGLFRPTREEISQVAEEFSLHPLAVEDALQGHQRAKLERYGDTLFAVLLPARYLEREETVEFGELHVFVGPDFVVTIRHAESPDLARVRRRMEGQPELLAFGPEAVLYAVMDEVVDEYEPVVAGLQNDIDEIEDALFGSEHAELSQRIYLLSREVIGFQRSADPLRAMLEGLLRGADRYGVDIELQRSLRDVLDHAIRIAERLASYRAILDNALTVNSTLVTRRQTETALAQNEQVKRISGWAAILFGPSIVAGVYGMNFDRMPELSWAWGYPMALGLMVLTAVGLYVVFKWRRWM from the coding sequence GTGCCCATCATCGACAACGCCGTGTACGTCGGCGGCCGCCGCATCGAGAACCCCGCGAGCCTCGAGGAGACCTTCGAGTACATGCGCTCGGAGGGCGGCATGGCGTGGATCGGGTTGTTCCGACCGACGCGCGAGGAGATCAGCCAGGTCGCGGAGGAGTTCTCGCTGCACCCGCTCGCGGTCGAGGATGCGCTGCAGGGCCACCAGCGGGCGAAGCTCGAGCGCTACGGCGACACGCTGTTCGCCGTGCTGCTTCCGGCGCGCTATCTCGAGCGCGAGGAGACCGTGGAGTTCGGCGAGCTGCACGTGTTCGTCGGCCCCGACTTCGTCGTGACGATCCGCCATGCGGAGTCGCCGGATCTCGCGCGCGTGCGCCGGCGCATGGAGGGGCAGCCCGAGCTGCTCGCGTTCGGTCCCGAGGCGGTGCTGTACGCCGTGATGGATGAGGTCGTGGACGAGTACGAGCCGGTCGTCGCCGGTCTGCAGAACGACATCGACGAGATCGAGGACGCGCTGTTCGGATCCGAGCACGCCGAGCTGTCGCAGCGCATCTACCTGCTCTCACGCGAGGTGATCGGCTTCCAGCGCTCCGCCGATCCGCTGCGCGCCATGCTGGAGGGGCTGCTGCGTGGCGCCGACCGCTACGGCGTCGACATCGAGCTGCAGCGGTCGCTGCGGGACGTGCTCGACCACGCCATCCGGATCGCGGAGCGCCTGGCGTCGTATCGCGCCATCCTCGACAACGCGCTCACCGTGAACTCGACGCTCGTGACGCGCCGCCAGACCGAGACGGCGCTGGCGCAGAACGAGCAGGTGAAGCGGATCTCGGGATGGGCCGCGATCCTGTTCGGACCGAGCATCGTCGCGGGCGTGTACGGGATGAACTTCGACCGGATGCCCGAGCTGTCGTGGGCGTGGGGCTATCCGATGGCGCTCGGACTCATGGTGCTGACCGCCGTGGGTCTGTACGTCGTGTTCAAATGGCGCCGGTGGATGTGA
- the fabG gene encoding 3-oxoacyl-ACP reductase FabG, with translation MTTRTAIVTGAARGIGAATARRLAADGNAVAVLDRLEDQARETAEAIVADGGRAIAVGVDVTDESAVATAVERVAAELGAPTVLVNNAGILRDNLLFKMSVDDWDSVMDVHLRGAFLVTRAVQAHMVEARWGRIVNLSSISALGNRGQVNYAAAKAGIQGFTKSLAIELGKFGITANAVAPGFIVTDMTKQTAERMGISFEEFLDGVASQTPVPRAGQPDDIAHAVSFFCSEGAGYVSGQVLYVAGGPRA, from the coding sequence ATGACAACTCGAACCGCCATCGTGACCGGCGCCGCGCGCGGCATCGGAGCCGCGACCGCTCGCCGCCTCGCCGCCGACGGCAACGCGGTCGCCGTGCTCGACCGCCTGGAGGACCAGGCCCGGGAGACGGCGGAGGCGATCGTGGCGGACGGCGGACGCGCGATCGCGGTGGGCGTGGACGTCACGGACGAGAGCGCCGTGGCGACGGCCGTCGAGCGCGTCGCGGCCGAGCTCGGGGCGCCCACCGTGCTCGTGAACAACGCCGGCATCCTGCGCGACAACCTGCTGTTCAAGATGTCCGTCGACGACTGGGACTCGGTCATGGACGTGCACCTGCGCGGGGCGTTCCTCGTGACGCGTGCCGTGCAGGCGCACATGGTCGAAGCACGGTGGGGACGCATCGTGAACTTGTCGTCCATCTCGGCGCTCGGCAACCGCGGTCAGGTCAACTACGCCGCGGCGAAGGCGGGCATCCAGGGCTTCACGAAGTCGCTCGCGATCGAGCTCGGGAAGTTCGGCATCACGGCGAACGCCGTCGCCCCGGGATTCATCGTCACCGACATGACGAAGCAGACCGCCGAGCGCATGGGCATCTCGTTCGAGGAGTTCCTCGACGGCGTCGCGTCGCAGACGCCCGTGCCGCGCGCGGGACAGCCCGACGACATCGCGCACGCCGTGTCGTTCTTCTGCTCCGAGGGCGCCGGCTACGTGTCGGGCCAGGTGCTGTACGTCGCGGGAGGCCCGCGCGCCTGA
- a CDS encoding SGNH/GDSL hydrolase family protein produces the protein MRTRRIVMAAVTVSALVAGGATIVALARSQAEPPGCDDIRAYQERYGEIETLGEGAHEITVLGDSYSAGDTLRARGQRWTDALTQLDAELTVTLDAVPFTGFVNSGACGPNAFTDRIDRAVAAADDVLVVQGGLNDVEAQPEDVADAAARVLDAADGVTHVLVVGPVDAPARDGERAIDAALERAAAAHGARYVSALAWDLPFGADRLHLTAAGHHAYAERVLEELRAAGAI, from the coding sequence ATGCGCACTCGCCGGATCGTGATGGCCGCCGTGACCGTGTCCGCACTGGTGGCGGGCGGCGCCACGATCGTCGCCCTCGCCCGGTCGCAGGCGGAGCCGCCCGGATGCGACGACATCCGCGCCTATCAGGAGCGCTACGGCGAGATCGAGACGCTGGGTGAGGGCGCGCACGAGATCACGGTGCTGGGCGACTCGTACTCGGCCGGCGACACCCTGCGCGCCCGGGGTCAGCGCTGGACCGACGCCCTCACGCAGCTCGACGCCGAGCTCACCGTCACGCTCGACGCGGTCCCGTTCACGGGATTCGTGAACAGCGGCGCGTGCGGGCCGAACGCGTTCACCGACCGCATCGACCGTGCGGTGGCGGCGGCCGACGACGTGCTCGTCGTCCAGGGCGGGCTGAACGACGTGGAGGCGCAGCCGGAGGACGTCGCGGATGCCGCCGCTCGCGTGCTGGACGCGGCCGACGGCGTCACGCACGTGCTCGTCGTCGGACCCGTGGACGCGCCCGCCCGCGACGGCGAGCGCGCGATCGACGCCGCGCTCGAGCGCGCGGCAGCCGCGCACGGCGCGCGCTACGTCTCGGCGCTCGCGTGGGACCTGCCGTTCGGCGCCGACCGCCTGCACCTGACCGCGGCCGGCCACCACGCGTATGCCGAGCGCGTGCTCGAGGAACTGCGCGCGGCCGGCGCGATCTGA
- a CDS encoding zinc-binding dehydrogenase, which produces MPWADFNLLLLPEGTEHESDFALLSDIFPTGYHGAEMAGVKPGSSVVIFGAGPVGLMAAHSSMLKGAAQVFVVDKEPDRLALAERFGATAIDFSQTDVEQVVMDATGGQGADCGVEAVGYQAHDAAGQEHPELVLDQLVKVVRATGGLGVVGVYVPQDPGAATEPAKEGRYDFQFGTAFTKGLTIGTGQCPVKRYNRELRDLIIQGRANPGLIVSHELDLSEGPEAYERFDKREDGWTKVLLHPTAA; this is translated from the coding sequence GTGCCGTGGGCCGACTTCAACCTGCTCCTGCTGCCGGAGGGCACCGAGCACGAGAGCGACTTCGCGCTGCTGTCCGACATCTTCCCTACCGGGTATCACGGTGCGGAGATGGCGGGTGTCAAGCCCGGCAGCTCCGTCGTGATCTTCGGCGCCGGACCGGTCGGTCTCATGGCCGCGCACAGCTCGATGCTGAAGGGCGCCGCCCAGGTCTTCGTCGTCGATAAGGAGCCCGATCGACTCGCGCTCGCCGAGCGGTTCGGCGCCACGGCCATCGACTTCTCGCAGACCGACGTCGAGCAGGTCGTCATGGACGCCACCGGCGGACAGGGGGCGGACTGCGGCGTCGAGGCGGTGGGGTACCAGGCGCACGACGCCGCGGGGCAGGAGCACCCCGAGCTCGTGCTCGACCAGCTCGTGAAGGTCGTCCGTGCGACCGGCGGCCTCGGCGTCGTGGGCGTCTACGTGCCGCAGGATCCGGGTGCGGCGACCGAGCCGGCGAAGGAGGGGCGCTACGACTTCCAGTTCGGCACCGCCTTCACGAAGGGGCTCACGATCGGCACCGGCCAGTGCCCGGTCAAGCGCTACAACCGGGAGCTGCGGGACCTGATCATCCAGGGCCGGGCGAACCCGGGCCTGATCGTCTCGCACGAGCTCGATCTCAGCGAGGGGCCGGAGGCCTACGAGCGGTTCGACAAGCGCGAGGACGGCTGGACCAAGGTCCTGCTGCACCCGACGGCCGCCTGA
- a CDS encoding flavodoxin family protein, whose product MHALAFNCTLTPSPDASSTELLNGQVLEALAGYGITGEQIRVVDHDVKPGVLDDMGNGDAWPALRQKVLDADILVFGTPTWMGHMSSIAQRVLERLDNELSVTDDAGRQILAGKVAVTVVVGNEDGAHGITADLYQALVDAGYTVPSQGGVYWNGEAMKTTDYKDLEETPEQVASTTATLARNAAHLARLLKESPYPPPPPSE is encoded by the coding sequence ATGCACGCACTCGCCTTCAACTGCACACTCACGCCGTCTCCGGACGCGTCGAGCACCGAGCTGCTCAACGGCCAGGTGCTCGAAGCGCTCGCCGGTTACGGCATCACGGGCGAGCAGATCCGGGTCGTCGACCACGACGTCAAGCCGGGTGTGCTCGATGACATGGGGAACGGCGACGCCTGGCCGGCGCTCCGACAGAAGGTGCTGGACGCGGACATCCTCGTCTTCGGCACGCCGACGTGGATGGGGCACATGTCGAGCATCGCCCAGCGCGTGCTGGAGCGGCTCGACAACGAGCTGTCCGTGACGGACGACGCGGGGCGGCAGATCCTGGCGGGCAAGGTCGCCGTGACGGTCGTCGTCGGAAACGAGGACGGCGCCCACGGCATCACGGCCGACCTGTACCAGGCGCTCGTCGACGCGGGCTACACCGTCCCGTCTCAGGGCGGCGTCTACTGGAACGGCGAGGCGATGAAGACGACCGACTACAAGGATCTCGAAGAGACGCCCGAGCAGGTCGCCAGCACCACCGCCACGCTCGCCCGCAACGCGGCGCACCTCGCGCGTCTGCTCAAGGAGTCGCCCTACCCGCCGCCGCCGCCGTCCGAGTGA